In Lolium perenne isolate Kyuss_39 chromosome 5, Kyuss_2.0, whole genome shotgun sequence, the sequence TTCTACCAAGTGATTATAACTAACTAATTAGGAAGTGTGTTAGGGAATCGAAACTACGAGTAGTACTTAGTTATTTTCATTTGCCTCGATCATTGGCGTACTACGGTGGATAACTAGCCAGGCAGGGCCAGCACTGCATCTCTGTCATTGTGATCATACTGCTATTGCACCGTGCCATCTTGCAGTAGTTGGCACGGAGTATGCACTATGTGTCCAGGTCCGTTTGCTTCTTGGTTCATGGGATGCACGATCAATGCTAAGTGTACACGATCGATGCACGATCAGCTCGTGTGAAGCATGCGGTGGGGTTAATTTGATACTCCGCTTACTTTTCGTCCATGATATTATTGCACAGGCAAGCATGATGATACGCTTATATGGTACGCACTATGCATCCTTGTGTTGACCTAGATGATACAACTAGCAAACGCACCGGCCGAGATCTTGAACCGGACACAGGATCGGATCCCAAGCTCTCGGGTGAGAAAGAGCTGGAGCCTCCCTTCCTGCGCCGGCCAATTATGTTCCTTTCGATGTTACGTAGGATTGGAAAATTGGATTTAGGAAGAATGCCGAATTTGTGAGTACCAACTACCTACGGTCGCTAATATTTTTAGCAATTGGCTCGAACATGATGAATCATAGGTTTAACATTCACAAAAAAAAAGAGTTTAACATCCTTATTAGGTTGAAAAAGCTTGCCGTTATTTGATAGATATGGTCATGTAGAAATGACAAAAAGATTAACGATAAAAATCATTCTCTTATGCAGGTTATTTACCGTTATGTAAGGATAGGTCCTCCACCACCTTAGATTTCCATACAGTTTCTTGTTGATTTCTTATGTCGCGCCTTTTTTTGTACTTTTTACTGGACGGTGTGCATCCTAGTTATGTAATACTTAGACCTTTCAAGTAATAaatcatcctttatcgaaaataaTAAATTAGAATATAAAATTCAAAGATACTACATGACCAGTAACGTTGTGCTGAGGCCGATATGCATGCATCCATTTTCtgaatactacctccatcccaaggcttaaggcctatatttttttcagaaagtcaaactatgttgaGTTATAACAGGAAGAGTTGAGTACCATCTTTTAAAAGTCTTGTCCTCTAACAGAAAGAACACACACACACGGAATCAGCATGCATTCTGAAGATTTGAGACAGGAACAAAATCGCCTGATAATCTTGAACAGACAGAATATAACCAACATACACATAACCATCAGGGGGAAATGTGATTCCTTCCTGCTTCAACTGAACAACGACATCAAATTGCAAACAGTACATGCATGAATTCAGAAAACTGTAGCTCCCAACACTCTATACAGCAAAAGAGATATATAACACGCCGAGCAAATTAATGCGACGCGTATCATGAGCAGCTCCAGTTAAGATAGCAAGCACGCGTTCCAGCAAGTCCCAAGGGTCACGATTTCTGATGACATCACTATAGGAGGCCTTGTGAATAGAAATGAGGGTTTAACCATTCAAACTTTGCTGGCATGGAAAAGATCACGCAAGGAGTCATCGTTAATTCAAGGGTAAAGAACTTCACAACAGGTGAAGAATGTAATTACCACGGTTTGCCATTCATCAGTGCCGCTCCTCCGACCTTGATCTTCTGAACCTTCGGCGACTCCTTGGCCTCTGAACCTCTTCATCTAGGttatcctcctcgtcatcatcgtaaGGGATACCTAATAAGTTTTCTCCCCACAGATAGCGTCGCCTCTGCCTTCTCAGGCCCCTTGATGCGACTCTTAACTCATCTCCTGATCTCACAGGACTACTGCTCATCATGTGGAATAGTAAAAGTGTTGTCAACAAAGAACCACTTCGTTCACTTGGCCCACTGCCTTCACGGTCATGTAACAACATATCACCACCTTCAATAGCATAATCTCCAAACACAGCAGCCCCAGGCATAGCTGACCCAATTGCGCTCAGTATGTCACCATACTCCCGCTGGTTCTCCAGGCGGTGCCACGCACGGCGTCTTGATGGGTCCACATCAGCAGGCCTTGTTTTGGGGTGGACCCTCCTGGCATGTCTACGTAGAGCACCATAGGTACCAGAAAATGCACATCCTTCCCTCGAGCAAGCTCTTGGCTTCTCATCCAAATACTGTCTGGCATCTTTGATGATCTCCCAGCACTTGACAGCACCCCTACACAATGGGCATATCAATTGGTTGAAGCTGGATGCCTCAGCTGACTCCGCTGGCTCACTTCCTTCTCCATGATGAGCTTCCAGTGTTAAATTTGGTTCCTGATTATGGTTAGTTGCTTCATGTTGTCCTGATATGACCGCAGAGCTGTGAATGACATGTTGATGACCTAGATCTTCACGGAATTCGGGTACATCTATTAACAGTCTGGAGCTTTCTCTGTTGAGACCAAAACGAGATCTCTGCTCAACAGTTTGGTTACTCGTATCTCTGGGCAAGGAAGAGCTTGGCTGTGATGAACTGTCCATGTGGTTCACTTTCATTTTCCTGTACCTGTCTAGGCAATTTGAGTGTCTATAGCTCGTATCACATATGTAGGATCTGCATCCTTTGTCATGACAACTGCACAACAAGAGAACGGCGTTGTGGGGATGGTCCATGCAAATTGGACACCGAGCATCATCCCATTCCTTGTGCAGCGCAGCAATATTGGCATCTGCACTTGTCATCCTGAACAACTTGTTCTCTGCATTTGGCATCTTGAACAAACTGTCTGGGACCAATTGGAAGTACATAATAAGTTAAGTTAACATTGCAACTTATATATTAGTAACTAAATCCTCAGCCAGTCTTTCCCTCAAAAAAAATCCTCACCAAGTCTAGACTATTTGAGACATATAtataagcatatgaaaatgctgatGTCCAAAAGGCAGGCAAAGCAGAAAAATATATAGTTTATGTTAACCAACTTCAACAGTGTCATCCATATATATACATAAACTAGCAACTTTCAGGTTCAGTCAATGCAAAACCCAAGGTATCAATAAAACTTATGATCAAAATGATCAAATAAGATTTCAATCAAAAGAACTTGTTTGCACGGTGCCAAATATCTGACAACTATCGGATTGATTTCTTATCTTTAATCAACAGCAATCATATAAACTCCAACCAACCAGAGCTGTGAAATCAACTATAACCAGAATTCATGAGACTAATACAAGAGACTAGATGATTTGGCACCATCCTAGCCCCTTGCTATGTCCAAGACTGTATTATCAGATGATTCAATCAAATATGTGTCCCAATTCGATGGAATGGAAACACAAACTACTTATGTGATAATATTAAAAAAAATGTAACTGGAAGCATGGTATTGCGCTTATTTGTCGTCGTTTTAGTAACTCAT encodes:
- the LOC127300750 gene encoding uncharacterized protein; translated protein: MPNAENKLFRMTSADANIAALHKEWDDARCPICMDHPHNAVLLLCSCHDKGCRSYICDTSYRHSNCLDRYRKMKVNHMDSSSQPSSSLPRDTSNQTVEQRSRFGLNRESSRLLIDVPEFREDLGHQHVIHSSAVISGQHEATNHNQEPNLTLEAHHGEGSEPAESAEASSFNQLICPLCRGAVKCWEIIKDARQYLDEKPRACSREGCAFSGTYGALRRHARRVHPKTRPADVDPSRRRAWHRLENQREYGDILSAIGSAMPGAAVFGDYAIEGGDMLLHDREGSGPSERSGSLLTTLLLFHMMSSSPVRSGDELRVASRGLRRQRRRYLWGENLLGIPYDDDEEDNLDEEVQRPRSRRRFRRSRSEERH